A genomic window from Enoplosus armatus isolate fEnoArm2 chromosome 18, fEnoArm2.hap1, whole genome shotgun sequence includes:
- the LOC139301067 gene encoding ubiquitin-conjugating enzyme E2 G1-like: MTEQSSLLLRKQLAELNKNPVEGFSAGLVDDDDIYQWEVVVIGPQDTLFEGGFFKATLSFPRDYPLRPPKMKFITEIWHPNVAKNGDVCISILHEPGEDKYGYEKPEERWLPIHTVETIMISVISMLADPNGDSPANVDAAKEWRDDPAGVFKKKVARCVRRSQEMAFD; encoded by the exons ATGACGGAACAGTCCTCGTTGCTACTACGTAAACAATTAGCAG AGCTCAACAAGAACCCAGTGGAAGGCTTTTCTGCGGGTCTtgtggatgatgatgacatCTATCAGTGGGAGGTGGTCGTCATTGGACCTCAGGACACGTTGTT TGAGGGAGGTTTCTTCAAAGCCACCTTATCCTTCCCACGTGACTATCCTTTGAGGCCTCCCAAGATGAAGTTCATCACAGAAATCTGGCATCCAAATG TGGCAAAAAATGGCGACGTCTGCATCTCCATTCTGCATGAACCTGGCGAGGACAAGTATGGCTATGAGAAGCCTGAGGAGCGCTGGCTGCCAATCCATACTGTAGAGACCATCATGATCAGTGTTATCTCCATGTTGGCAGACCCCAATGGAGACTCTCCAGCCAATGTGGATGCTGCT AAAGAGTGGCGGGATGATCCTGCAGGCGTTTTTAAGAAAAAGGTGGCACGCTGTGTGCGGAGGAGTCAAGAGATGGCTTTTGACTAA
- the arpc3 gene encoding actin-related protein 2/3 complex subunit 3, whose translation MPAYHSSLMVPETRLVGNMALLPLKTQFKGPARGDGIESDIIDEAIYYFKANVFFKNYEIKNEADRTLIYVTLYISECLKRLQKCSSRSQGEKEMYTLGITNFPIPGEPGFPLNAMYVKPTNKQEEETMRAYLQQIRQETGLRLCDRVFDPQTDKPSKWWVCFVKRQFMNKSLSAPGQ comes from the exons ATGCCG GCGTATCACTCGAGCCTGATGGTCCCTGAAACCAGGCTGGTGGGGAATATGGCTTTGCTTCCCCTCAAAACCCAGTTCAAGGGACCAGCCAGAGGAGACG gcATAGAGTCAGACATCATTGATGAGGCTATCTACTACTTCAAGGccaatgttttctttaagaACTATGAAATCAAG aaTGAGGCGGACAGGACGCTGATCTATGTCACACTGTACATTTCCGAATGCCTAAAGAGGCTACAGAAG TGCAGCTCCAGGAGccagggagagaaggagatgtACACTCTTGGCATCACTAACTTTCCCATTCCTGGAGAACCTGGATTCCCTCTCAACGCTATGTATGTTAAACCTACAAACAAGCAGGAGGAAG AGACTATGAGGGCGTACCTCCAGCAGATCCGCCAGGAGACTGGCTTGAGACTATGTGACCGCGTGTTTGACCCCCAGACTGACAAACCCAGCAAG TGGTGGGTGTGCTTTGTCAAGAGGCAGTTCATGAACAAGAGTCTGTCAGCTCCTGGACAGTGA
- the gpn3 gene encoding GPN-loop GTPase 3, protein MPRYAQLVMGPAGSGKSTYCSTMVQHSESINRSVQVVNLDPAAEHFDYPVMADIRELIQVDDVMEDHSLRFGPNGGLVFCMEYFANNFDWLEETLGHVEDDYILFDCPGQIELYTHLPVMRQLVEQLQQWEFRVCGVFLVDSQFMVESFKFISGVMAALSAMVSLEIPQVNIMTKMDLLSPKAKKEIEKYLDPDMYSMMEDNSDNIRSTKFKKLTKAICGLIDDYSMVRFLPFDRTDEEGINIVLQHIDFSIQYGEDLEFKEPKEVDEEPANLNYDETFQDNVDS, encoded by the exons ATGCCTCGTTATGCGCAGCTAGTGATGGGCCCGGCCGGTAGCGGGAAG agtACCTACTGCTCCACCATGGTCCAGCATTCAGAGTCCATAAACCGCTCTGTTCAGGTGGTCAATCTGGACCCAGCAGCTGAGCACTTTGATTACCCTGTCATGGCAG ACATCCGTGAGCTCATCCAGGTGGATGACGTGATGGAAGACCATTCTCTCAGATTTGGCCCCAACGGAGGCCTGGTCTTCTGCATGGAGTACTTCGCCAACAACTTTGACTGGCTGGAGGAAACCCTGGGTCATGTAGAGGATGACTACATACTGTTCGACTGCCCAG GTCAGATTGAACTTTACACACACCTCCCTGTAATGAGGCAGCTGGTGGAACAGCTCCAGCAGTGGGAGTTTCGGGTGTGTGGGGTCTTTCTGGTAGACTCTCAGTTCATGGTGGAGTCTTTTAAG TTCATCTCAGGAGTCATGGCTGCCCTGAGTGCCATGGTGTCATTAGAAATCCCTCAAGTAAACATCATGACAAAAATGGACCTGCTTAGTCCCAAAGCCAAGAAGGAGATTGAAAA GTACCTGGACCCAGACATGTACTCAATGATGGAAGATAACTCCGATAACATCAGAAGCACAAAGTTCAAGAAGCTGACAAAAGCCATCTGTGGTCTG ATTGATGACTACAGTATGGTGAGATTCCTGCCTTTTGACCGCACAGACGAGGAAGGTATTAACATAGTACTGCAACACATTGACTTCTCTATACAGTATGGAGAGGACCTGGAGTTCAAGGAGCCTAAg GAGGTAGATGAAGAGCCTGCTAACCTAAATTATGATGAGACTTTTCAAGACAACGTGGACAGCTGA